From one Mycolicibacterium sp. HK-90 genomic stretch:
- a CDS encoding anti-sigma factor, with protein MPARADALAVVRAMTGTLASYEELDRETAADLALAVDEACTVLIGMAAADAPLVLVEDPRAREVNVRVSTICEGAEPEGVEPGSAGFTLSGFSRRVLEALTDKVRTFADDIDSEETGSRSPAFGISLTIRRRWAPARV; from the coding sequence GTGCCGGCCCGCGCCGACGCGCTGGCCGTGGTGCGAGCGATGACGGGCACCTTGGCCAGCTATGAGGAGCTGGATCGGGAAACGGCTGCCGACCTGGCATTGGCGGTGGATGAGGCCTGCACGGTGCTGATCGGTATGGCCGCTGCCGACGCCCCATTGGTGCTTGTCGAAGATCCACGCGCCCGCGAGGTGAACGTGCGGGTTTCGACGATCTGCGAGGGAGCCGAGCCCGAAGGTGTCGAGCCCGGCTCCGCCGGATTCACGCTGAGCGGCTTCAGCCGCCGGGTCCTGGAGGCGCTGACGGACAAGGTTCGGACCTTCGCCGACGACATCGACTCCGAGGAAACCGGCAGCCGCAGCCCGGCGTTCGGTATCTCGCTGACCATCCGGCGGCGATGGGCGCCGGCCCGCGTTTAG
- a CDS encoding STAS domain-containing protein: protein MQTISVARSTSPPLGDHTHAQFGTRWLWPATEVISVRGELDASNAAELTECSLRNTRPSGQLVLDMRAVEFFGACCFACLHTLNVQCAGANIDWVLIPSPAVSRVLRICDPERALPTSTGLPSALAKLRNQPRQLQLVDLDRGRR from the coding sequence GTGCAGACAATAAGTGTCGCGAGATCGACCTCACCGCCTCTCGGCGACCACACCCACGCGCAGTTCGGCACCAGGTGGCTGTGGCCTGCCACGGAAGTCATCAGCGTCCGTGGTGAGTTGGACGCGTCAAACGCCGCCGAGCTGACCGAATGCAGCCTCCGGAACACCAGGCCGAGCGGCCAGCTCGTGCTGGACATGCGTGCCGTCGAGTTCTTCGGCGCCTGCTGCTTCGCCTGCCTACACACTCTCAACGTGCAATGTGCCGGCGCGAACATCGATTGGGTCCTGATCCCCAGCCCCGCGGTGTCCAGAGTGCTGCGAATCTGCGACCCGGAGCGGGCCTTGCCGACCTCCACCGGTCTGCCGTCGGCGCTCGCGAAGCTGCGTAACCAGCCGAGGCAACTTCAGTTGGTGGACCTGGACCGCGGCCGGCGCTAA
- a CDS encoding DUF6131 family protein, with amino-acid sequence MILLGAILLILGLVLDVYLLWVVGVILLVIGAVFWLLGAIGRPVAGRRSWY; translated from the coding sequence ATGATTCTGCTCGGCGCGATCCTGCTCATCCTGGGCTTGGTCCTGGACGTCTACCTGCTCTGGGTGGTCGGCGTGATCCTGCTGGTGATCGGTGCGGTCTTCTGGCTGCTCGGCGCCATCGGGCGCCCGGTGGCCGGCCGGCGGAGCTGGTACTGA
- a CDS encoding Rho termination factor → MPNPSIKDEKLYEELREEGNSKEKAARISNAAAAKGRSSVGRSGGESGSYDDWTVDHLRSRAKELGIKGYSDKNKRELIGMLRHH, encoded by the coding sequence ATGCCGAATCCTTCGATCAAAGACGAGAAGCTCTATGAGGAGTTGCGCGAAGAAGGAAATTCCAAGGAGAAGGCCGCGCGGATCTCCAACGCCGCTGCCGCCAAGGGGCGTTCGAGCGTCGGGCGTTCCGGCGGAGAGTCCGGTTCGTATGACGACTGGACTGTCGATCATCTGCGCAGCCGGGCGAAAGAGCTTGGCATCAAAGGGTATTCCGACAAGAACAAGCGCGAGCTGATCGGCATGCTACGACATCATTGA
- the usfY gene encoding protein UsfY — MHGPKDPVDHARTTRPHAGESMKDNVIMPAIVLILVSVVLFVGTLAAFATGHPDVGLTVGALSAAGFLIGAMWLALEHLRVRRIEDRWYSDHPGVLKQRPSS, encoded by the coding sequence ATGCACGGCCCAAAAGATCCAGTTGACCATGCCCGGACGACACGGCCGCATGCCGGCGAGTCCATGAAAGACAACGTCATCATGCCCGCGATCGTCTTGATCCTCGTGTCGGTGGTGCTTTTCGTCGGCACCTTGGCCGCGTTCGCAACCGGCCACCCCGATGTCGGGTTGACCGTGGGTGCGCTGTCGGCGGCCGGCTTCCTCATCGGGGCGATGTGGCTCGCGCTCGAGCACCTGCGGGTACGCCGCATCGAGGACCGCTGGTACTCGGATCATCCCGGAGTGCTCAAGCAGCGGCCCAGCAGCTGA